A part of Terriglobia bacterium genomic DNA contains:
- a CDS encoding arylesterase, protein MRGVYPILVILATGWLLTTGCGEEPGQRGDATGSVPDGAARAEAPASNGPTGPLVVFLGDSLTAGLGLSEDLAYPAVLERRLRESGVPVRVVNAGVSGDTTAGGLARLTWILRQRPDVLVVGLGANDALRGQPLPSVEANLRAIVEAGTGAGSRVLLLGMRIPTNYGPDYAEGFAAIYPRLAKSLGVALVPFLLEGVGGRPALNQADGLHPNARGQEIVAENVFPYLERVLRTVRRARAPTSRAAVTRAGCRGASSGA, encoded by the coding sequence ATGAGGGGTGTTTATCCTATCCTGGTGATCCTCGCCACCGGCTGGCTCCTGACGACGGGCTGCGGCGAGGAGCCCGGCCAGCGGGGTGACGCGACCGGATCCGTGCCGGACGGTGCGGCGCGAGCCGAGGCGCCGGCCTCGAACGGCCCGACGGGTCCCCTCGTCGTCTTCCTCGGCGACAGCCTGACCGCGGGTCTGGGCCTCTCGGAAGACCTGGCGTACCCGGCGGTCCTCGAGCGGCGGCTTCGTGAGTCAGGGGTTCCCGTCCGCGTGGTGAACGCCGGCGTCAGCGGCGATACGACCGCCGGCGGTCTGGCGCGTCTCACCTGGATTCTAAGGCAGCGGCCGGACGTGCTCGTGGTGGGCCTCGGCGCGAACGACGCGCTTCGGGGCCAGCCCCTTCCGAGCGTCGAGGCGAACCTCCGGGCGATCGTCGAGGCGGGAACCGGCGCCGGCTCGCGCGTGCTCCTGCTGGGCATGCGCATCCCCACGAACTACGGCCCCGACTACGCCGAGGGATTCGCGGCGATCTACCCGCGATTGGCGAAGAGTCTCGGCGTCGCGCTGGTGCCGTTCCTGCTCGAGGGGGTCGGCGGGCGTCCAGCGCTCAACCAGGCGGACGGACTCCATCCGAACGCCCGGGGCCAGGAGATCGTCGCGGAGAACGTGTTCCCCTACCTGGAACGCGTGCTCCGGACGGTCCGCCGGGCGCGCGCGCCGACAAGCCGGGCGGCCGTCACCAGGGCCGGCTGCCGCGGAGCTTCCTCAGGCGC